One window of Pseudacidobacterium ailaaui genomic DNA carries:
- a CDS encoding zinc-dependent alcohol dehydrogenase family protein — protein sequence MKFWQIPAFGIEHLQLAERPMPQPGPGEILVQVKAVSLNYRDLLVTLGKYNPRMHLPRIPASDGAGEVVATGEGVKQVKSGDRVAAIFMQNWLEGPPSAEKQRGALGGDIDGMLAEYVLLPEHGVVPVPDHLSWEQAATLPCAAVTAWNAVVRAGKVKAGDTVVIQGTGGVSLFALQFSKLLGARVLGTSSSDEKLARAQELGLDAGFNYRSNPRWAEWVHAQTGNEGADLVVEVGGAGTFFQSLQAVRTGGTVAQIGVLSQSGEPLQIAPILHKQIQIQGIYVGSRADFLEMNRAIAFHRLQPVVDEVFAFSELPAALRRMESGKHFGKLVIRVK from the coding sequence ATGAAATTCTGGCAAATTCCAGCATTTGGCATTGAACATCTGCAACTAGCGGAAAGGCCCATGCCGCAGCCTGGTCCCGGAGAGATATTGGTCCAGGTCAAGGCGGTTTCTCTCAATTACCGGGACCTTTTGGTAACACTGGGGAAATATAACCCCAGGATGCACCTGCCGCGCATTCCCGCATCCGACGGGGCTGGCGAAGTGGTGGCCACAGGTGAGGGCGTCAAACAGGTCAAGTCCGGAGACCGGGTTGCGGCCATCTTTATGCAGAATTGGCTGGAGGGACCTCCCTCAGCAGAAAAACAGCGCGGCGCGCTGGGTGGAGACATCGACGGAATGCTGGCCGAGTATGTCCTGCTCCCTGAGCATGGAGTGGTCCCGGTTCCAGACCATCTTTCCTGGGAGCAGGCCGCAACACTTCCCTGTGCTGCCGTAACGGCGTGGAATGCGGTCGTCCGCGCGGGAAAGGTAAAGGCTGGAGACACGGTTGTGATTCAGGGCACAGGAGGTGTTTCCCTTTTTGCTCTGCAATTTTCAAAGTTGCTGGGCGCGCGGGTCTTGGGGACTTCCAGTAGCGATGAGAAGCTGGCACGTGCTCAAGAACTGGGTCTGGATGCTGGCTTCAATTACCGGAGTAACCCCCGCTGGGCAGAATGGGTGCATGCACAGACAGGAAATGAAGGTGCGGACCTGGTGGTAGAGGTAGGAGGCGCCGGTACATTCTTCCAGTCTCTGCAAGCGGTACGCACGGGCGGCACGGTGGCACAGATTGGCGTTCTTAGCCAGTCCGGCGAGCCTTTGCAGATTGCCCCGATCCTGCATAAGCAAATCCAGATTCAGGGCATTTATGTTGGGTCACGGGCTGATTTTCTTGAAATGAACCGGGCCATTGCATTCCATCGCCTGCAACCTGTTGTAGATGAAGTCTTTGCCTTTTCGGAGCTGCCTGCCGCTCTGCGCCGTATGGAATCCGGGAAGCATTTCGGAAAGCTGGTCATACGAGTGAAATGA